GATTCTTCTGATTTTCGCGGCGCTGCTGCTGCTGTTCGGCGGCTCGCGGTTGCCGCAGCTCGGCTCGTCCCTGGGCAGCGCGCTCCGCAACTTCAAGCGCGGCTTCTCCAGCGACGAGGAGAAGGACGACGCTGGCGACAAGAAGACCGGCACGCTGTCCGCGTCCACCACCGTGGACAAGGACGTCGCCGCCAAGTCGCCCAGCCACCACGCCTGAGTGCAGTTTCGTCCGGGTGGGCCCGGGAAGGCCCCGCCCCTGACGGCAAAAAGACATCGCTGAACGTTCACCCGTGACGCCCGTACCGTGACCGCTCGAAAGCGGCCTCGGACGGGCGTCGGGCTTTGGTGCGTCAGTCCATGACCTTCGCGCCTTCGTACATGGCGTCGATGGTCTTGATGTACTTCTGGCTGGCGACCTTGCGCTTCACCTTGAGGGTGGGCGTGAGCTCACCGGACTCCTGCGTGAAGTCCGCGTCCATGACGGCGATCTTCTTGATGCTGGAGTACGGAGGAATCTCCGCGTTCACCTTCTTGATGATCTCCTCGACGGCCGTCTTGATCTCCGGCCGCTGGGAGTTCTGCGCGTAGGTGCCCACCGCGATGCCCTTGTCCTCCAGCAGCTTGCGCGCCGGATCCTCGGACACGGTGATCAACGCCACCAGGAACGGCCGCTTGTCGCCGTACACCATGGCCTGGCTGATGAGCGGGAAGGTCTTGAGCGTGTTCTCGATGTTCTGAGGCGCCACGTTCTTGCCGCCCGCGGTGACGATGATGTCCTTCTTGCGGTCGGTGATGCGCAGGTAGCTGTCGGAGTCCACCTCGCCGATGTCACCGGTGTGGAACCAGCCGTCCGGATCCAGCACCTCCGCGGTGGCGGCGGGGTTCTTGTAGTAGCCCTTCATCACGCAGGGGCCACGCACGAGAATCTCACCGTCCGCGGCGATCTTGATCTCCGTGCCCGGCACCGGCGGGCCCACGGTGCCGATCTTGATCTTCTCCACCCGGTTGGCATTGCACGGAGCGCTCGTCTCCGTGAGGCCGTAGCCCTCCAGCACCTTGAGGTCGAGCAGGTCGAAGAAGTAGGCGATCTTCCGGGACAGCGGCGCGCCGCCGGAGATGAAGATGCGCATGTTGCCGCCCAGCTTCTCGTCGAGCGTCTTGCGCACCTTGGAGAACACGAGCTTCTTCGCCAGGCTGAACATCAGCGTGTCGTACTCGCGCCCCTGGCCCTTGGCCTCGGAGTACTCGTCGAACAGGCCGAAGGCCCACTTGAAGAGCTTGCCCTTCACGCCGGGCGCCGCCGAGCCGTTGGCCACGACGTTGTTGTAGACCTTCTCGAACACGCGCGGCACGGACGGCAGCACCGTGGGGCGCGTCTCCGCCAGGTTCGCGAGCAGCTTGTCCACCGACTCCGCGATGATCAACCGGAAGCCCATGGACAGCCACGCGGCCTTCACCACCTGGGCGAACACGTGCGCCAGGGGCAGGAAGAGCATGACGGAGTCCTCCGGCTTCATCATGCCCATGGCCTGGGTGGCCTTCGCTTCATAGGCCCAGTTGCCGTGGGTGAGGATGACGCCCTTGGGGTCG
The sequence above is drawn from the Corallococcus exiguus genome and encodes:
- a CDS encoding twin-arginine translocase TatA/TatE family subunit — translated: MGLKLPEILLIFAALLLLFGGSRLPQLGSSLGSALRNFKRGFSSDEEKDDAGDKKTGTLSASTTVDKDVAAKSPSHHA
- a CDS encoding AMP-dependent synthetase/ligase, which encodes MRAESQVTTAPAAGGTQEQNLVQLLVQRAQNASKVGVTHKKDGRWQDVTFAQVLEDVKAQAAGLIAQGVQPGDRVGIFANTSLQWIIADLAISAAQAITVPIYGSNTPDECRYVLNHSETKLLLVDNDEKDAKQAGRLSRVRSKLGDIPSLQKIVVFEGPISGDKEISLADMVASGKGQPQAAESAFAERVGQVKLDDTNMLVYTSGTTGDPKGVILTHGNWAYEAKATQAMGMMKPEDSVMLFLPLAHVFAQVVKAAWLSMGFRLIIAESVDKLLANLAETRPTVLPSVPRVFEKVYNNVVANGSAAPGVKGKLFKWAFGLFDEYSEAKGQGREYDTLMFSLAKKLVFSKVRKTLDEKLGGNMRIFISGGAPLSRKIAYFFDLLDLKVLEGYGLTETSAPCNANRVEKIKIGTVGPPVPGTEIKIAADGEILVRGPCVMKGYYKNPAATAEVLDPDGWFHTGDIGEVDSDSYLRITDRKKDIIVTAGGKNVAPQNIENTLKTFPLISQAMVYGDKRPFLVALITVSEDPARKLLEDKGIAVGTYAQNSQRPEIKTAVEEIIKKVNAEIPPYSSIKKIAVMDADFTQESGELTPTLKVKRKVASQKYIKTIDAMYEGAKVMD